A window of Nitrosopumilus sp. contains these coding sequences:
- a CDS encoding OBAP family protein encodes MNRTITFSAILSIAVLLTASISITMDLRQTADAAKSKGTSLPEIGSSKVCGDRLCSEVPEEKRKVMTKSSTITDVSINIDYLFERMNSVHKKHQSEMKQMWKSMTPQKQSEMFQNMKQMMEKMESMDTAEHMKMMEKMMMQDKSHMAHDGEKMMMMGKEPVYNETLNPRQIDYPNILGFNDLHIHAIRHLDVNQSHGSTDHLLQTIVHHHCKVYDDNTASCLLFPYGMTDQDKPYGIEYVITTDQYQELPDEEKPYWHYHKTEFPRALAAFPELTDEEISKVQPVLDETYGKVVYFWNYGDTYPIGEPYILVVQDIPDQ; translated from the coding sequence ATGAATAGAACAATAACGTTCTCAGCTATACTTAGTATAGCAGTTCTATTGACTGCATCAATATCCATTACAATGGATTTGAGGCAGACTGCAGACGCTGCAAAATCAAAAGGGACATCCTTACCCGAGATAGGCTCATCAAAAGTCTGTGGGGACAGATTATGCTCAGAAGTTCCTGAAGAAAAGAGAAAAGTCATGACGAAAAGTTCAACTATTACTGATGTATCAATTAACATCGATTACCTATTTGAGAGAATGAACTCAGTTCACAAGAAACATCAATCTGAAATGAAGCAGATGTGGAAATCAATGACACCACAAAAACAATCCGAAATGTTCCAGAACATGAAGCAGATGATGGAAAAAATGGAGTCAATGGATACTGCTGAACACATGAAGATGATGGAAAAAATGATGATGCAAGATAAATCTCACATGGCACATGACGGAGAAAAGATGATGATGATGGGTAAAGAACCAGTCTACAACGAGACGCTAAACCCGAGACAGATTGACTATCCCAATATTTTGGGATTCAATGATCTCCACATACATGCAATCAGACATCTTGATGTCAACCAATCACATGGTTCAACAGATCATCTTTTGCAGACCATAGTTCATCATCACTGCAAGGTTTACGATGACAACACTGCATCATGTTTGCTGTTCCCATACGGAATGACAGATCAAGACAAGCCATACGGAATTGAATATGTCATCACAACTGATCAATACCAAGAGTTACCAGACGAGGAGAAACCATATTGGCACTATCACAAGACAGAGTTTCCAAGAGCATTAGCAGCATTCCCAGAGCTAACTGATGAAGAGATATCTAAAGTCCAGCCAGTCCTTGACGAGACCTACGGAAAGGTAGTCTACTTTTGGAACTACGGTGACACATATCCAATTGGTGAACCATACATTCTTGTTGTTCAGGATATTCCTGATCAATAA
- a CDS encoding rhodanese-like domain-containing protein, with amino-acid sequence MKFKNIGIILSIIIGITIIGTIAITLNQTQDSTDKHAVSLDTLKILLQNKEHVLVVDIRDAQEYQSGHLVGASHDVLDSTTIEKRVNTIQSKLPDVAVRYNFVLVDDDETQAKQVAQNMTEMGIQTFYLDGGMNNLSENLVTSNSQTVIDSKELMKRLESNEDLYLLDVRQPDELLESKIDGAVNIPLAEIFKPNGMNAIPNDKPVVVICGSGNRATIASYALAQEGIDFQVLEGGMNAWNAQIREKTDK; translated from the coding sequence GTGAAGTTCAAAAATATTGGAATTATTTTATCTATAATAATTGGAATTACAATTATCGGCACAATAGCCATAACACTAAATCAAACACAAGATAGTACTGACAAACATGCTGTCAGTCTTGATACTCTAAAGATACTGCTTCAAAATAAAGAACATGTTTTAGTTGTAGACATTAGAGATGCACAAGAATACCAATCAGGACATTTGGTAGGAGCATCACATGATGTTTTGGATTCTACAACTATTGAAAAAAGAGTAAATACCATCCAAAGTAAATTACCTGATGTTGCAGTAAGGTATAATTTTGTTTTAGTTGATGACGATGAAACCCAAGCAAAGCAAGTGGCTCAAAATATGACGGAGATGGGAATTCAAACTTTCTATCTTGATGGTGGAATGAATAATTTATCTGAAAATCTCGTAACATCTAATTCTCAGACTGTAATTGATTCTAAAGAATTGATGAAAAGATTAGAATCTAATGAAGATCTATACCTGCTTGATGTAAGACAACCTGATGAACTATTAGAATCAAAAATTGATGGTGCTGTGAACATTCCACTTGCAGAGATTTTCAAACCAAATGGTATGAATGCCATTCCTAATGACAAGCCAGTTGTTGTAATTTGCGGTTCTGGAAATCGAGCAACCATTGCATCTTATGCACTTGCTCAAGAAGGTATTGACTTTCAGGTTTTAGAGGGAGGAATGAATGCATGGAATGCTCAAATTAGAGAAAAAACGGACAAGTAG
- a CDS encoding ArsR family transcriptional regulator yields MADFKILAKDSEFRKSILKALSDDYSRTIMNVTIEKPKSVIDLVKECNVPMTTAYRRVHELEENKILKVTGSIVTDDGKKFFLYQNRLKAIYVVFGLESLDVQIIDNDGMGTSAYW; encoded by the coding sequence TTGGCTGATTTTAAAATTTTAGCAAAAGATTCAGAATTTAGAAAGTCAATTCTGAAAGCATTGTCAGATGATTATTCCAGAACCATAATGAATGTTACAATAGAGAAGCCAAAATCTGTAATTGATCTTGTAAAAGAGTGTAATGTTCCCATGACTACTGCATACAGACGTGTTCATGAACTTGAAGAAAATAAAATTCTCAAAGTTACAGGTTCAATAGTTACTGATGATGGAAAGAAATTCTTTCTTTACCAAAATAGATTAAAGGCAATCTATGTAGTATTTGGTTTGGAATCATTAGATGTGCAAATAATAGACAATGACGGGATGGGCACTAGTGCTTATTGGTAA
- a CDS encoding dienelactone hydrolase family protein, translating into MHLNLVLSAIMIFVFSGVLQANADSDSITVKEWNIPTPDSAPHDIVVGVNGMVWFTEFSSNKIGMFNPNTEEFKEFSIPTPSSRPHGLVSDIHGNIWFTEVGAAKIGKLDPQTGTIEEFSTPTANAGPHTPIFADENTLWFTEQSASQIGKMDITTGQIQEFETLTESANPYGIITDDKGNAWFAELRGHHVGRVDAVTGEVTEYALPTENSGPRRIAIDSNGILWITQYNAGKIASLDPVTNEIKEYDTSSKSSGSYAIWVDPYDNVWFSMTGIYKMGKLDQTTQMIDEYDMPSPETHIKFIHSDNDGNIWFPNYNNNKIGVIFADASQNKKESTHEIMDNMGSQATSVPKQGLAYFPPPVKQVKSGTEPAHVTCTEGLELVLKMSNGQPACIKPSSVAKLIERGWAIHVLPDYEKNENNNSTIFAIGEYDVETITVTDYFANSDGYLAKPSTDGKYPGVIMIHEFWGLNDNIKQMAEKLASHGYVVFAVDLYDGQVGTTADEARQLRSSFEQSQWTENMNTAVSYLEDNYTPSSMGSIGWCFGGGQSLNLALNSDNMDATVIYYGQPVTDKEELSKINWPILGVFAELDSGIPPETVAKFESALNEVGIENDITIYPGVNHAFANPSGDRYAPEESKDAWQKTLSFFEHNLN; encoded by the coding sequence ATGCATTTGAATTTAGTATTATCTGCAATTATGATATTTGTTTTTTCAGGTGTTTTACAGGCTAACGCTGATTCCGATTCTATTACAGTTAAGGAATGGAACATTCCAACTCCTGATTCTGCTCCACACGATATTGTGGTTGGAGTAAATGGAATGGTGTGGTTTACAGAATTTAGTTCAAACAAAATAGGCATGTTTAATCCCAATACAGAAGAGTTCAAAGAGTTTTCAATTCCAACACCCTCTTCAAGACCACATGGGCTTGTTTCTGATATTCATGGCAACATATGGTTTACAGAAGTGGGTGCCGCAAAGATAGGAAAACTTGATCCTCAGACTGGAACCATAGAAGAGTTCTCAACACCTACCGCAAATGCAGGACCACACACTCCAATATTTGCAGATGAGAATACACTTTGGTTCACAGAGCAGAGTGCATCTCAGATTGGCAAGATGGACATAACTACTGGACAGATACAGGAATTTGAAACGTTAACTGAGTCTGCAAATCCTTATGGGATAATTACAGATGATAAAGGCAATGCATGGTTTGCTGAACTACGAGGGCATCATGTAGGAAGAGTTGATGCAGTTACAGGAGAAGTTACCGAGTATGCTCTACCAACTGAGAACAGCGGCCCCAGAAGAATTGCAATTGATAGTAATGGAATATTATGGATTACACAATACAATGCAGGAAAGATAGCAAGCCTTGATCCTGTAACCAATGAGATAAAAGAATATGATACAAGCTCAAAGTCGTCAGGATCGTATGCAATATGGGTAGACCCATATGACAATGTATGGTTTAGCATGACTGGCATATACAAGATGGGAAAACTGGATCAGACCACTCAGATGATTGACGAGTATGATATGCCATCACCTGAAACACATATCAAATTCATTCATTCAGATAATGATGGAAACATTTGGTTTCCAAACTACAACAACAACAAGATTGGGGTGATATTTGCAGATGCGTCGCAAAATAAAAAAGAATCTACTCATGAAATTATGGATAATATGGGTAGTCAAGCCACATCTGTTCCAAAACAAGGTCTTGCATACTTTCCACCACCCGTAAAACAGGTTAAATCTGGAACGGAACCTGCACATGTAACATGCACTGAAGGACTAGAACTAGTGTTGAAGATGTCAAATGGTCAGCCGGCATGCATCAAGCCATCATCTGTTGCAAAACTAATTGAGAGAGGATGGGCAATACATGTTCTACCTGACTATGAAAAAAATGAGAATAACAACTCTACAATATTTGCGATAGGGGAATATGATGTTGAGACAATAACCGTGACAGACTATTTTGCAAATTCAGATGGGTATCTTGCAAAGCCTAGCACCGATGGAAAATATCCCGGAGTAATAATGATACATGAATTCTGGGGACTAAATGACAATATTAAACAGATGGCTGAAAAACTTGCATCCCATGGATATGTTGTCTTTGCTGTTGATCTGTATGATGGTCAAGTTGGAACTACTGCTGATGAGGCACGACAATTACGTAGTTCCTTTGAGCAGTCACAGTGGACTGAGAACATGAATACTGCAGTGTCTTACCTTGAAGACAATTATACTCCATCAAGTATGGGTTCAATAGGTTGGTGCTTTGGAGGAGGACAGTCTCTTAATCTTGCACTAAACAGTGATAATATGGATGCCACTGTAATCTATTACGGACAACCAGTAACGGACAAAGAAGAACTATCCAAAATAAACTGGCCCATATTGGGAGTGTTTGCAGAACTTGATTCAGGAATACCCCCTGAGACAGTAGCTAAGTTTGAATCTGCATTAAATGAGGTTGGAATAGAAAATGACATTACCATATATCCTGGAGTGAACCATGCGTTTGCAAATCCATCTGGCGATAGATATGCACCTGAAGAGTCAAAGGACGCATGGCAAAAAACATTGTCTTTTTTCGAACATAACCTGAATTAA
- a CDS encoding plastocyanin/azurin family copper-binding protein — METGSAVPSSNKSFSPKFNQANVGDTVTWTNKDTSVHTITSDDGLFDSGMMMPGDTFEQTFDDTGLYGYNCMLHPWMTGTVKIK, encoded by the coding sequence GTGGAGACAGGTTCTGCAGTGCCATCATCAAACAAATCATTCAGTCCAAAATTCAATCAGGCAAACGTTGGAGATACGGTGACATGGACTAACAAAGATACTTCTGTACATACCATTACCAGTGATGATGGTCTCTTTGACTCTGGAATGATGATGCCTGGCGATACATTTGAGCAAACGTTTGATGATACAGGTTTGTATGGCTATAACTGCATGCTTCATCCATGGATGACTGGAACTGTGAAAATAAAATAG
- a CDS encoding cupredoxin domain-containing protein yields the protein MISRDKTLIIIAIVVGVGTLAGVIGFIGQGNVRHVSIFWQERVEQTVAFEDIDGKVQLQGISGIGGEANPYLITRTSFAYILTVINNGDKHHRLYIEGLDVQTDLLEPGQHETLTIYPDKEGIYKYFDKRERLEHLGFLEVKTVVHSDEFVGIWRDLL from the coding sequence ATGATTTCAAGGGATAAGACTTTGATAATTATTGCAATTGTAGTGGGTGTTGGGACTTTGGCTGGAGTAATTGGATTTATCGGTCAGGGAAATGTTAGACATGTTTCAATTTTCTGGCAGGAACGTGTAGAGCAGACTGTTGCTTTCGAAGATATTGACGGGAAGGTCCAACTCCAAGGAATTTCTGGAATAGGCGGAGAGGCAAATCCCTATTTGATTACTCGAACTAGTTTTGCATATATTTTGACCGTAATTAATAATGGTGATAAGCATCATAGGTTATACATTGAGGGGCTAGATGTACAGACAGATCTTTTAGAACCTGGACAGCATGAAACACTTACCATTTACCCTGACAAGGAAGGAATTTACAAATATTTTGATAAAAGAGAAAGACTTGAACACTTGGGTTTTCTTGAGGTAAAGACTGTAGTTCACAGTGATGAATTTGTAGGGATATGGCGTGATCTGTTATAA
- a CDS encoding multicopper oxidase domain-containing protein has protein sequence MAEDTTLEIAPGTRVEAWTYNGTIPGPTLRATEGDRVIINFINNGKLPHTMHFHGDHNEKNDGVFQEILPGGSYTYDFIAEPAGLFMYHCHVMPVSEHIRNGLYGAFIVDPKEGLEPAREYVLVKGEYDLEDQEFWNPDYVFFNGYADQYWSNPLPVKTNELVRLYYVDMGAIAAFGFHIHGTIFDTIISGLWENEPIRTQTWEVSPGNATIFEAKWKESGLYLFHLHGVPEEKGTMAYFDVRDASTDAVDGVDVAKTKSINMWEWQK, from the coding sequence ATAGCTGAAGATACAACACTTGAAATTGCTCCTGGTACTAGAGTTGAGGCCTGGACCTATAACGGTACTATACCTGGTCCAACATTAAGGGCAACAGAAGGAGATCGTGTAATTATTAATTTTATCAATAATGGAAAGCTTCCTCATACTATGCATTTTCATGGAGATCACAATGAAAAAAATGATGGTGTATTCCAAGAAATTCTACCAGGGGGATCGTATACCTATGATTTCATTGCAGAACCTGCGGGACTATTCATGTATCACTGCCATGTGATGCCTGTATCTGAGCATATTCGAAATGGTTTGTATGGTGCATTCATTGTAGATCCAAAGGAAGGATTGGAGCCTGCACGAGAATATGTCTTAGTCAAAGGAGAATATGATCTAGAAGATCAGGAGTTTTGGAATCCTGATTATGTCTTTTTTAATGGATATGCTGATCAATACTGGTCCAATCCATTACCTGTAAAAACTAACGAATTGGTAAGGCTATACTATGTGGACATGGGTGCTATTGCTGCTTTCGGGTTTCATATTCATGGTACAATATTTGACACTATAATCTCAGGCCTCTGGGAGAATGAGCCTATTCGTACTCAGACATGGGAGGTAAGTCCTGGAAATGCTACAATCTTTGAGGCAAAATGGAAAGAATCTGGACTATATCTATTCCACTTGCACGGAGTTCCAGAAGAAAAAGGAACTATGGCTTACTTTGATGTGAGGGACGCTTCCACTGATGCAGTTGACGGTGTTGATGTGGCAAAGACTAAATCAATTAACATGTGGGAATGGCAAAAATAG